One Gemmatimonadaceae bacterium DNA segment encodes these proteins:
- a CDS encoding phasin family protein, whose translation MPKTLAKPSQLPMLRDSAYHIWLAGLGALSIAEDESGKIFKTLVKRGKTFEASSKDHLLEVRHRMDVRKAASHTMDRLADGWDDGMGSILSRLGLPTKREIDGLSKRVERLSKTLEEKPVKSRARRAPTKRRASATTA comes from the coding sequence ATGCCAAAGACTCTGGCCAAACCATCGCAGCTTCCCATGCTCCGCGATTCCGCGTATCACATCTGGCTCGCCGGACTCGGCGCGCTGTCGATCGCCGAGGATGAGAGCGGCAAGATCTTCAAGACGCTGGTCAAGCGCGGCAAGACATTCGAGGCGTCGAGCAAGGATCACCTGCTCGAGGTGAGGCATCGGATGGACGTCCGGAAGGCCGCGAGCCACACGATGGATCGCCTCGCCGACGGATGGGACGACGGGATGGGGAGCATCCTCAGCCGCCTGGGCCTTCCCACGAAAAGGGAGATCGACGGTCTCAGCAAGCGCGTCGAGCGCCTCTCCAAGACCCTCGAGGAGAAGCCGGTGAAGTCCCGCGCCCGTCGGGCGCCCACCAAGCGTCGCGCCAGCGCAACGACGGCCTGA